A genomic segment from Calditrichota bacterium encodes:
- a CDS encoding DUF86 domain-containing protein yields the protein MWRDKSYLEDIVESARLAVSFCQGETFDQFEASKKDQACVLYEIAVIGEAARLLSKEFISAHPEIPVREIRGMRNKVIHEYRNVLVDRLWEVVQTDLPKLIADIETILKETE from the coding sequence ATGTGGCGGGATAAGAGTTACCTCGAGGACATTGTCGAATCTGCAAGGCTCGCTGTTTCATTCTGTCAAGGTGAGACCTTCGATCAGTTTGAAGCGAGCAAGAAGGATCAGGCGTGCGTCCTTTACGAGATTGCCGTCATTGGTGAAGCTGCTCGGCTTTTGTCAAAGGAATTCATCTCCGCCCATCCTGAGATTCCAGTCCGGGAGATTCGCGGGATGCGTAACAAGGTCATCCACGAATACCGCAATGTGCTGGTTGATAGACTTTGGGAGGTAGTTCAGACTGATTTGCCCAAACTTATTGCAGATATCGAAACGATCCTGAAAGAGACGGAGTAA